From the Deinococcus gobiensis I-0 genome, the window TTGCTGAGTTCGCGGATGAACGTGCCGGTGAAGTTGAAGTTGCGCAGCGGGTTGTAGGTGGCCGCGCTCACGCCCTGGAGATTGCTGCGCAGGGGGCGCACGTTCAGGTCGGCGGGCAGCAGCAGGTAGGGACTCTGGTCGGCGGCCACGTCGGCCACCTGCCGGTAGAGCCGGTTGCGGGCGGCCGTGTCGGTCGTGGCGCGCGCCTGGTCGAGCCAGCGGTCCACCCGCGCGTCCTTCCAGCTGTGGGTCGGATAGAAGAAACCGCCGCTGCTGTAGAAGGTGTACATGAAGTTGTCGGGGTCGCCGTAGTCCGCGCCCCAGCTCATCGGGAGCATGACTTCCTCGCCCTTCTGCATCTTGACGCTCTGCTCGGACCACGGCTCCACGCCGATGTTGATGCGGAACTTGGGGTTGATGGCCTCGACACCCTGCTTGAGGACCTCCAGCGCGGTCTGGCCCAGGATGTGCCCGGTGCGGTAGTTCGCGTTGATGACGAAGCCCTGCTGCCACACCTGCCCGCCCCAGGCCTTCTTGAAGGACTCGGCGGCCTTGACGGGGTCGTAGCTGTAGGTGCTCACGCGCTTGTCGTAACCGGGGAAGGAGTCGGGCAGCAGCATGGTGCGCTTCTGGCCCTTGCCGCGCTGCACGTCGCGGATGAACTCGTCGTAGTCGAAGGCGTAGGCCATCGCCCGGCGCAGGTTCACGTCGCTGAAGAAGTTCGCCGGAATGCCCTTGCCGTCCAGCTTGCCGCTGCCCAGCGCGCCCGCCGCGCGGATGTTCTGGTTCATGAACAGCGCGCCCGCGCCGGTGGTGGGCAGGTTGTCCAGCACCGTCACGCCCGGCTGGCCCCTGAGCTGCGTCTCCACGTTCACGCGCGTGCCCGCCTCGATCAGGTCGGCGTCGCCGCGCAAGAAGGCCTGCTGCCGCACCGCCAGCTCGGCGACTTTTTGCATGGCGACGTTGCGGATGGCCGGCATTCCCCCCCAGTAGCCCGGAAAGGCCGTGAGCAGCACGTTGTTCGCGTCCCACTTCGCCAGCCGGTAGGCCCCGGTGCCGCTGGGGTTCCTGCTCAGGTTGCCCGCGTTCAGGTCCTTGCCCACCCAGGCCCGCCAGGTCGCCTCGGTGCCGTTCCAGTCGCCCTGGCGGATCGCCCAGGCCCGGTCCACGATGCCCGCCCCCGTGAAGGCCAGTTTCGCCATGAAAGCCGGGTCGGCCTTGGGCAGCGTGAAGACCAGTTGCCCGGCGGCGTTGCACTTCACGGCGCCCGCGATCCTGGCCCAGGTAACCGCCTTGTTCTTGTTCGCGTTGTCGGGCGTGCCCAGCAGCGAGTCGCTCAGGAACCAGTTGGCCGACTCGGGATGGTTGGTCACGAGGTCGCGCCGGTAGGTGTACTCGGCGTCGGCGCAGGTCATGGCGTTGCCGCTGTGGAACTTCACACCCCTGCGCAGGTCCACGACCAGTGTCCTGCCCCCGTTCGTGTAGGTGGGCAGCCGCGCGGCGAGCAGCGGCGTCATCTGCGTGAGGCTGCCGCCCTTGTAGGTCCACAGCGGCTCGTAGATGTTCTCGATCATCATCAGGCTGAACGAGTCGTAGGCGATGCCCGGATCGAGCGTGGAGACGGTCGCGGCCTGCTGGATCACCAGGGTGTCGCGCGGGGTGGCGGCCAGGGCGGCGGGGGTCAGCAGCAGACTCAGGGACAGGGCAGTGCGGCGCAGCGTCATGGCGAACCTCCGGGTGAGAGAGCGGTGAAGACTGCTTCGGAGTGTGACACATCCCGCTGTCCGCAGCGCCGCCCTGAAGTGACCGGCGGTCTAGCCCGCGCACTGCGCAGACACCTGACCCGACCCCGGAGCGTGGCCGGGCATACTGGGGCAGATATGGCTTACTCGCTTCTGGTCATGAAATTCGGCGGCACCAACATGCAGGACGCCCGCGCCATCCGCCACAGCGCCTCGCTGGCCGCCCGCAGCATCCGCGAGGGGGTGCGCGTCGTGGTGGTCGTCTCGGCCATGGCCGGCGTGACCAACCAGCTGCTCCAGCTCGCCGACGCCGCGCAGACCGGCGACATCGCCCGCGCCAACGACGAGATCGCCGCCATGCGTACCCGTCACTTCACGGCCGCCCAGGAACTCGGGGCCGCGCCCGACAGCCCCGCCGTGCGCGAGATCCGCGAGATGCACGAGACGCTCCGGCAGGCGGTGTACGGCGTGTACCTGCTGCGCGAACTGACCCCGCGCAGCCGCGACCTGATCGTCGCCTTCGGCGAGCGTCTCAGCGCGCCCCTGATGAGCCTCGCCCTGGAGCAGACGGGCCTGCGCGCCCGGCACCTGACCGGCGGCGAGGCCGGCATCCTCACCGACGCCCACTTCGGCAACGCCCGCCCCCTGAGCGGCACCTACGAGCGCATCCGCGACCGCCTCAGCGGCCTGTTCGCCGCCGACGTGACCCCGGTAATCGCCGGCTTCATGGGCGAGACCGAGCAGGGCGCGCTGACCACGCTGGGACGCGGCGGCACCGACTTCTCCGCGACCATCGTGGGCAAGGCTCTGGGCGCCGACGAGGTCTGGGCCTGGAAGGACGTGGACGGCGTCATGAGTGCCGACCCGCGCGTGGTCAAGGACGCCCAGAACATCGGGGTCCTGAGCTACGGCGAGGTCATGGAGCTGGCCTATTTCGGGGCCAAGGTGCTGCACCCGCTGGCAGTCACGCCCCTCCAGGAAAGCGGGATTCCCCTGCGCGTCAAGAGCGCCGCCGACCCCGATTTTCCCGGCACGCTCGTGCAGGCCCAGCCCCACGAGGAGGAAGGCCATCCCGTCAAGGCAGTCACGGCCATCCGCAGCGTGAGCCTCGTCAACGTGAGCGGCGCCGGAGCACTGGGCGTGCCCGAGGTCGTCTCCAGCGTGTTCGCGGCCATCGCCCGCGCCAACATCACCCTGCTGATGGTCTCGCAGAGCAGCAGCATGAGCAACGTCTCGCTGGCCGTGCCCTCGGTGGACGAGGGGCGCACCGTCGCGGCCCTGCGCGCCGGAATCACGGGGGAGCTGAACGTGGAGGTGCAGGGCGGCGTGGCCGTGCTGGCCATCGTCGGCAGCGGCATGCGCGGCCAGAAGGGCGTCTCGGCCCGGCTGTTCACCGCGCTCGCGGCCGAGGACGTGAACATCCTGATGATCTCGCAGGGCAGCAGCGAGCTGAACATCAGCGTGGCCCTCGACGGCGCCCAGGTAGACCGCGCCACCGAGGCGGTCCACGCCGCTTTCGGCCTCGGGACGGCGGTGCAGGCCGCCGACTGAATGTTCTGTATGGGTCAGGTCCTGCCCGGAACAGATAGGACTTGACCCTAAAAAGGATTGATGGAATTTATTTCTCACAAACCAAGATAATCGTGAATACTTTCACTTGTTTGCCGAAAAAAGAGAGGAGACGATCGCTCCTCAACGGTTGTCGCGTTCTCCTGCCGGGGAACCGCGCAATGACGGGCGAAACTGTCCCATCAGCAGGTAGAGGCCGACCACCCACACGAGGCTGCTCAGCGCCCCGGCCAGCACGTCACTGGGATAGTGGACCCCCAGGTAATTGCGGCTGACGCCCACCAGCACCGCCCACACTGCGCCCAGAACGGCGACCGGCCAGCCTGCGCGCGATCGCCAGAAGATCAGCGTGATGGCGATCCCGAAAGCAGCGTTCGCCATCGCGTGCCCGCTCGGAAAGCTGAAGCCCGGTTCCCGCAGCACCGCCTCGAGCACGTCGGGCCGGGGCCGCTGGAAGATCAGCTTGGTCACGACGTTCAGCAGGGTCGCGCCGCCCACCGCCAGGGCCAGGAACAGGGCGTGCGCCCGCGCACCGGCCCGGTACAGTCCCGCCACGATCGCCAGGGTGATCAGCGGCAGCACCTGCACCCCGCCGATGACGGCCAGCGCCTCGGCCACGCGCGTCAGTTCGGGGGTGCGGTGCGCGCGGTACCAAGCCAGCACGGTCTGGTCCCACGCGAACCCGCCCTCGCGGAAGATGTCCTCGGTCAGGTCGGCGACCGCCAGCAGCGGCAGCAGCACCCCCAGCAGCAGCAGCGCGACGGCGTTCCAGCGCCGCACCGGGTGGGACAGGGGCGGAGGAGGTGGACGGCGGGTCGGCAGGCGCATCCGCCCATTACACTCCGCTGACCTGCCGCGGGGCTTGCGTCAACGTTAAGGACAGGCCCCTGACCGGCCCGCCCGGTCCCCGCTCCCGCCCCTCTGTACCGATTCAGTTCGGCGTGCCATAGTGGCCCCGATGCCCCTGCGCCCGCGCCCGCTGCCTGCCCGCCCCGCCGCATGAGCCGGGGGCTGGCACTCCGGTCGCTCGCCGATCTGCCGCGCAACGCCCGCAACTCGATCCTGCTCGAACCGCTGTGGGCGGTCTTCGGCACGGTCGTGCTGTACTACGCTCCGCTGTACCTGCGCAGCGTCGGGCTCTCCAGCGCCGAGATCGGCCTGCTCGGCTCGGTCACGCTGGCGCTGTCCTTCGTGTGTCAGGCCTTCGCCGCGCCCATCACCAACCGGCTGGGCCGCAAGCGCACCACCCTGATCGGCGACCTGATCTCCTGGTCGGCCCCCATGTTCGTCTGGGCGCTCGCGCAGTCGCTGGGGGCCTTCGTGGTCGCGGCGGCCCTCAACGCCATCAACCGCGTCGTCGCGGTGTCCTGGAGTCTGCTCGTCATCGAGGACGTGGACGCCCCGCAGCGCCCGCGCGTCTTCGGCATCATGAACCTGATCGTGACCTTCTGCGGCCTGCTCACGCCGCTGCTGGGCCTGCTCATCACCCGCTACGGCGTGGTGCCCACCCTGCGCGTCTTCTACGCCCTGGGCGGCGTGGGCATGACCGTGATGTTCCTGTGGCGCAACGCCATCACCGACGAGACGCGCAGCGGAGAAGAAGCCATGCGCCTGCACCGCGACCTGAGCCTGGGCCAGAGCCTGGGCCAGACCCTCCGGCGCGTCTCGGGCATGCGCGGGCACCCCGGCCTCGTGGGCATCACCGTGTTCTACGTGCTGACCGTGTTCATCGAGCAGCTCAGCCTCTTTCAGATCCTGTTCCTGGGCGAGACGCTGGGCTTCAGTGCGCAGACCCTCTCGTACGTGCCGGTCGTCGCGGCCCTCGTCACCGCCCTGCTGTACGGCGTCGCGCTGCCCCGGCTGGGCCGGCTGCCGCTCGGGGCAAGACCCTGGTGGCCGTGCGCGCGCTGGCGCTGGTCGGCGCCGGAGCGCTGCTGCTCGTGCCGCCCGGCCACGCCGCACTGATGCTCGCGGTCGTCGGCGTGATCGGAGGCGCGACCTTCCTGACCCAGACCTACCGCGACGCGGCCCTGTTCGCGCGGTTGCCGGCGGGGGAGGGTACGGCCGATCTGTATTCGGCCGTGCAGACCCTGACGCTGCTGTGCTCGATCCCCGCCGCCGGGCTGGCGGGGCTGGTGTTCGCCGCGTCTCCGCGCGGTCTGTTCGCCCTGATCGCCCTGCTGTGCGTGGCGCTGCTGGTCCTCGCCGCCGGCCTCGCCCGCCGCGAGACCCGCGCGGCGACGCCGGCCTGACGCCGCCCGCCGGTCAGGCGAGCGGCGCTGTCCGGAACAGGTCCCCGCGCCACGCCCCGCAGGCGGTGCGCACCGCCACCAGCCCCCACAGCCCGGCGAGCGCCACGACGAACACGTGCCCGAGGGCCGTCAGGGCCGGCAGCCGCGTCAGGGCGCCCAGCCCGAAGGTCGCGGCCGCGTAGACCCCCAGTGGAAAGGTCAGCCCCCACCAGCCGAGATTGAATGGGAGGCCCCGGCGGGCGAAGCTCAGGGTGGTCAGGGTCGCCAGGGCCAGCCACCAGGCCCCGAAGCCCCACAGCACCAGCCCCCCGACCAGCCCCAGCCCCAGCAGCGTGGGGGCCAGGTCGCCCAGACCCTGCGCCGTCAGGACGCGCGGCGCGGCCCCGCCCAGTTGCAGCAGGGCCAGCGCGCCGGTCGCCAGCGGCCCCAGCGGCAGAAACATGCTCACGGCCAGATCGGCGGGTGGGAGCCGGTGCTGTGCCAGCCGCAGCACCAGCACCGTGATGACCATCAGCGCCAGGGGCACCGAGAGCGCGAACAGCACGTAGCCCGCGTAGACCAGCGTGGTCGCGCCCGCCGTGTCCAGCTGCGGCGCGATCAGGCCCGCGCTCGCCGCCGCGACCTCCGAGGCCACCACGGGCAGCAGCCATACGCCGGTCATGCGCTCCAGGGCGTGATCCTGCCGCGTGAACATCAGGTACGGCACCAGCAGCCCGGTGACCCCCGCGAGCACGGCGTCGAAGACCCACAAGTCGCGCGCCAGCCCCGCCGCCGCCCCGCCCCAGCGCGGCACGCCGAAGACCACCAGCCCGTTGACGACCGTCGCCAGAGCCATCGGCACCGCCCCCAGGAACATGCTCTGGACGGGGTGGCGCAGCGTGGCGAGGCTCTCGCCGGGAAAACGGAGCAGGCGCGCCGCCGACAGGCCGGTGAACAGCAGCAGCAGCGCCATGTTCAGCCACCACAGCCCTTCCCCGAGCGTCTCCGCGCCCGGCAGCGGCAGGTGCGGCAGCGTCAGCGCGAGGATGCCCGTGCCCATCGTGGCGGCGAACCAGTTGGGCGTGAAGCCCCGGACGGCTTCCCGGAGACGGTCCTGCGGGGCGAGCAGGGAGGAGGTGGTCATCCCTGGAGGATAGGCGGCTCCTGCCATAAGCTCAAATAAGGATTGATAGGCCTGACCCAAAAAGAATATAGATCTGAGAATGGCCCTGAATCCTGAGCATCTCCTGACCTTCGCGCGGGTCGCCCGGCTGGGCAGCCTGAGCGCCGCCGCCGCCGAGCTGAACCTGACCCAGCCGGCGGTGTCCAGCCAGATCAGGTTGCTGACCCGGGCGGTCGGTGAGCCGGTCCTCAGCCGGCACCGCACGGGGGTGCGGCTCACCGAAGCGGGCGAGGCCCTGCTGGTCCACGCGCAGGCCCTCGCCCGCGCGCTGGAAGGTGCCCACACCGCCATGCGCGAGCGGCGCGGCCTGGAACGCGGCACCCTGCGGCTCGCGGCGAGCAGCACGGTCGCGGCGTCGCTGTTGCCCGGCCTCCTGTCGGCCTACCAGGCCCGGTATCCCGGCGTGGCCGTCCAGATCCGGCAGGGCAATACCCAGGAGGTCCTGGGGGCGCTCCAGGGCGGACAGGTCGAGGTGGCCCTGATCGAAGGCCCGCCCGGCCTCCTGGGGGACGACTGGCAGGCCGAGGTCTTCGGCCACGACGAGCTCGTGCTGGTGTCGGCCCCCGGACATCCGCTGGTCGGCGCAGCCGGGCTCGGCCACGCCGCGCCCCTGCCGCTGATCTGGCGCGAGCACGGGTCCGGCACCCGCGAGGTGGCCGAGCAGGCCCTCGCCGGTACGGCCCTGCGCACGGTCAGCCGGCTCGAACTGCCGGGCACCGAGGCGGTCAAGGAGGCGGTCATCCAGGGCCTGGGGCTGGCCCTGTTGCCGGAGCTGCGGGTGCGGCGCGAACTCCGGTCGGGGGTGCTGGTGCGCCTCGCGCTGGCGCTGCCGGGCCTGCGCCGGCCGCTCAGCCGTGTCAGCGCGCCCACCGGGCAGCTCTCCTTCGCGGCCCGGCAGTTCCTCGGGCTCCTGGAACCCCCTGCGCCCGAGGGCCACCCCCCCCGCCGCTAGGCCGTTCGGCGCAGCCGCCCCCCGCCAGCGCGCGCATGTGCCCGGCCTCCCCGGCGGCGCACCATGTCCTCAGGGCCAGCCGACCCCTTCTGCCCCCGGCAGCGGCGTGCCCGAAGGACTGCACATGAACCCCACCTTCCATTTCGAGCTCACCTTCGCCGCCCAGCGCGCCGCCGACATGCGTCAGGAAGCCGCGCGCGACCGTCAGGCCCGCGCCGCGCAGCCCACGCCCCTCCGGCCCACCTTCCGCTGGCCCTGGACCCGCACCCGCCTGCACCCCAAGCCCGCATGATCCCTGCCCGCTCCGAACCCGCGCCGCCCCTTCCAGAAGAAGTGGGCGGCGTTTCCTTGCGGGGCGGCGGAGGTCGGCTCATCCCAGCGCCGCGTTCTGCTCCCGCTCCTGCAAGAAGGTCTTGACGCTCTGCGCCGCGCGGGCGGTCATGCCCGGCACGGCGGCGATCTGCTCGACCGGCGCGGCCGCGAGGTCCTCCAGGCTGGTGAAGTGCTCGAGCAGCGCGTCCTTGCGCTTCTGCCCGATGCCCGGCAGGTCGTCGAAGACGCTGCGCAGCATCCCCTCGCCGCGCAGCTTGCGGTGGTAGCTCACGGCGTAGTTGTGCACCTCGTCGCGCACCTCGATCAGCATCCGCAGCGCCGGGTGCGTGTGCGGCAGCAGCAGCTCGCGGTCCACGCCGACCTCGCTGCCGCCGTCCAGCCACCACTGCGCCCCGTAGCGCCCCGGCAGGATCAGCCGCTCCTCGCGCTTGGCGAGGCCCACGACCGGAATCCGGACATCGGCCTCCTTCAGCGCGTCGAGCGCCGCGTTCACCTGCCCGCGCCCCCCGTCGATGAGCAGCAGGTCCGGCAGCGGCAGCTTGTCCGACAGGCTGCCCGTGAAGCGCCGCGTGATCGTCTGGCGCATGGAGGTGTAGTCGTCGGGGTGGTCCAGCCCCTTGACCTTGAAGCGGCGGTGTTCGCCCCGGCGTGAGCGCCCGCCCTCGAAGACCACCATCCCCGAGACGATGTTCGTGCCGAAGAGGTTGGAGTTGTCGTAGCCCTCGATGCGCCAGGGCCGCTCGGGCAGCGCCAGGACCTCGCGCAGCGCGTCGAGTCCCGGATGGTCGCCCCGGCGCTCCAGCAGCGCGAGTTCGGACTCCAGGCCCGTCTGCGCGTTGCGCTGCGCCATGTCCACGAGGTCCACCTTGTCGCCGCGCTTGGGCGTGCGCATCTCGGTGCGCCGGCCGGCCCGGTCCGACAGGAACCGGCTCCAGACCGGCGTGTCCTCGAAATCGGCGGGCAGCAGGATCAGCGGGGGGACGTGCGTCGCCTGGGTGTAGTAGTCCTGCACGAAGGCCTCGATGATCTCGCCCGCGCCGCTCTCCTCGGCGCCGGTCAGGAACCGCTTGTCGCGCCCCACGACCCGCCCGCCGCGCATCCGGAACAGCTGTACCATCGCGTACTCGCCCGCCTGCGCCACACCCAGGAAATCCAGGTCGGTCTCGTCGCTGACAAACGCGTGCTGCTCGGTCCCGAACAGTTTCTCGACCGCCGCCACGCGGTCGCGCAGCCGCGCCGCCTGCTCGAAATCCTGTCCGCGCGCCGCCGCGCCCATATCCTCGCGCAGCCGGGTGACGACGTGCCCGGCGCGGCCCTCCAGCAGCCCCTTCACGTCGTCCACCACGCGGGCGTAGGTCTCCGGATCGGCGGCGTCAATGCACGGCGCGAGGCAGCGCCCCATGTGGTAGTTCAGGCAGGGCCGGGGCTTGTGCTGCATGGGCAGCCCCGAGTTCTTGCGCAGCGGGAACATGGTGTCGATCAGGTGTTTGACCCGCCGCACCGCCGAGGCGTCGGGGTAGGGGCCGTAGTAGCTCGCCCCGTCCTTGAGAACCCGCCGCGTGACGACGAGCATCGGGAAGGGTTCGTTCGTCAGCTTCAGGAAGGGGTAGTGCTTGTCGTCCTTGAGCAGCACGTTGTAGTGCGGGCGGTGCTGCTTGATGAGGTTGGCCTCGAGAATGAGCGCCTCGACCTCGTTCCTGGCGGTGATGAATTCCAGCGACTCGGCCAGTGCCGTGAACTTGCCGCTCTTGCCGCCTGCCTTGAAGTGCTGCCCGACCCGTGAGCGCAGGTTGTTCGCCTTACCGATATAGATCGGCACGCCACCCTTGCGGAAGATATACACGCCGGGGGTGGTGGGCAGGACGGGCAGGTCGTCGAAATGCACGTGCCCAGCATAGGCTTCCGGAACCGGCACGACCGGATCGAACAGCACGAATTCGAAAAACCAAAGCCAAAAATCACGACTCGGATTACTCGTGAAACTATTCACTTACTAATCCTGATTCTTTTCTCTTTTTGCTTCCTTGTGGCCTCGACTCGGCTACCTCCAGCGCCCTCTATGCTCGGCGGGTGCGGTCCGAGGAATTCCAGTACGGTGGGGCAAAGTTGCGCTACGAGGTGTCCGGCAGGGGAGAACCGGTGGTGCTCATCCATGGCCTGAGCGGTTCGGCGCACTGGTGGCGGCACAATGTGCCCGCACTGGCAGCCGAATACCGGGTCTACGCGCTGGACCTCGCGGGCTACGGCCACGCCCGCAGACAGCGCACGCTGGGCGTGCAGGAGAACGCCGAACTCATCGCCCACTGGATGGAGGCGCTGGACCTGCGCGGCGCGGCCGTCGTCGGCCACAGTATGGGCGGCCAGATCGCCGTACGGGTCGCCGCCCTCAAGAGCGGCCGGGTCGATGCCCTGGTCCTGGCCTGCGCCAGCGGCCTGCTGGCAGGGAACCCCGTGCGCGTCGCGCTGAAGCTGCCGCGCGCCACCCTCACGGGCCGCCCCGCCTTCCTGCCGCGCATCCTGGCCGATTCGGTGCGGGCGGGGCTGCCCAACCTGTGGCGCAGCGCGGTGAGTCTGCTGGGCGACAGCGTGGCCGAACTGCTGCCCGCGCTGGACATCCGCACGCTGGTCATCTGGGGCCGGCGCGACGCCCTCGTGCCGGTCGAACTCGGGCGTAAACTCGCCGCCGCCATTCCCGGGGCCGAATACCGCGAACTGCCCCGCGCCGGGCACGTGGTCATGGTGGACGCCCCCAGGGAGTTCAATGCGGCGGTGCTCGATTTCCTGCGGCGTCCCGGCGCGGGCGCGGCTCCGGAGAACCGGGTGTGAGCGGCCGGACGGCACCTGCCGGTCAGCCGCACTACACCACCGTGCGGGGCCTGCGGACCCACGCCTGGGTGCGCGGCGAGGGCCCGCCCCTGGTGATCGTGCCGGGGCTGGGCTGCGCCTCGTGGATGTATGTCCGGCTGGCCCGCGAGCTTTCCCTGAAACGCCGTGTATACGTCTACGACCCGCCCGGCCACGGCGCCAGCGAGGGCGCCCCCGGCTATCCCCGGACCATCCGCGACCTCACGGATCACCTCGCCGCGTGGCTCGAGGCGAGCGGGCTGCGCTGCGCGCCGCTGCTGGG encodes:
- a CDS encoding ABC transporter substrate-binding protein, with amino-acid sequence MTLRRTALSLSLLLTPAALAATPRDTLVIQQAATVSTLDPGIAYDSFSLMMIENIYEPLWTYKGGSLTQMTPLLAARLPTYTNGGRTLVVDLRRGVKFHSGNAMTCADAEYTYRRDLVTNHPESANWFLSDSLLGTPDNANKNKAVTWARIAGAVKCNAAGQLVFTLPKADPAFMAKLAFTGAGIVDRAWAIRQGDWNGTEATWRAWVGKDLNAGNLSRNPSGTGAYRLAKWDANNVLLTAFPGYWGGMPAIRNVAMQKVAELAVRQQAFLRGDADLIEAGTRVNVETQLRGQPGVTVLDNLPTTGAGALFMNQNIRAAGALGSGKLDGKGIPANFFSDVNLRRAMAYAFDYDEFIRDVQRGKGQKRTMLLPDSFPGYDKRVSTYSYDPVKAAESFKKAWGGQVWQQGFVINANYRTGHILGQTALEVLKQGVEAINPKFRINIGVEPWSEQSVKMQKGEEVMLPMSWGADYGDPDNFMYTFYSSGGFFYPTHSWKDARVDRWLDQARATTDTAARNRLYRQVADVAADQSPYLLLPADLNVRPLRSNLQGVSAATYNPLRNFNFTGTFIRELSKK
- a CDS encoding aspartate kinase, with the protein product MAYSLLVMKFGGTNMQDARAIRHSASLAARSIREGVRVVVVVSAMAGVTNQLLQLADAAQTGDIARANDEIAAMRTRHFTAAQELGAAPDSPAVREIREMHETLRQAVYGVYLLRELTPRSRDLIVAFGERLSAPLMSLALEQTGLRARHLTGGEAGILTDAHFGNARPLSGTYERIRDRLSGLFAADVTPVIAGFMGETEQGALTTLGRGGTDFSATIVGKALGADEVWAWKDVDGVMSADPRVVKDAQNIGVLSYGEVMELAYFGAKVLHPLAVTPLQESGIPLRVKSAADPDFPGTLVQAQPHEEEGHPVKAVTAIRSVSLVNVSGAGALGVPEVVSSVFAAIARANITLLMVSQSSSMSNVSLAVPSVDEGRTVAALRAGITGELNVEVQGGVAVLAIVGSGMRGQKGVSARLFTALAAEDVNILMISQGSSELNISVALDGAQVDRATEAVHAAFGLGTAVQAAD
- a CDS encoding phosphatase PAP2 family protein, whose product is MRLPTRRPPPPPLSHPVRRWNAVALLLLGVLLPLLAVADLTEDIFREGGFAWDQTVLAWYRAHRTPELTRVAEALAVIGGVQVLPLITLAIVAGLYRAGARAHALFLALAVGGATLLNVVTKLIFQRPRPDVLEAVLREPGFSFPSGHAMANAAFGIAITLIFWRSRAGWPVAVLGAVWAVLVGVSRNYLGVHYPSDVLAGALSSLVWVVGLYLLMGQFRPSLRGSPAGERDNR
- a CDS encoding MFS transporter; this encodes MSRGLALRSLADLPRNARNSILLEPLWAVFGTVVLYYAPLYLRSVGLSSAEIGLLGSVTLALSFVCQAFAAPITNRLGRKRTTLIGDLISWSAPMFVWALAQSLGAFVVAAALNAINRVVAVSWSLLVIEDVDAPQRPRVFGIMNLIVTFCGLLTPLLGLLITRYGVVPTLRVFYALGGVGMTVMFLWRNAITDETRSGEEAMRLHRDLSLGQSLGQTLRRVSGMRGHPGLVGITVFYVLTVFIEQLSLFQILFLGETLGFSAQTLSYVPVVAALVTALLYGVALPRLGRLPLGARPWWPCARWRWSAPERCCSCRPATPH
- a CDS encoding TDT family transporter is translated as MTTSSLLAPQDRLREAVRGFTPNWFAATMGTGILALTLPHLPLPGAETLGEGLWWLNMALLLLFTGLSAARLLRFPGESLATLRHPVQSMFLGAVPMALATVVNGLVVFGVPRWGGAAAGLARDLWVFDAVLAGVTGLLVPYLMFTRQDHALERMTGVWLLPVVASEVAAASAGLIAPQLDTAGATTLVYAGYVLFALSVPLALMVITVLVLRLAQHRLPPADLAVSMFLPLGPLATGALALLQLGGAAPRVLTAQGLGDLAPTLLGLGLVGGLVLWGFGAWWLALATLTTLSFARRGLPFNLGWWGLTFPLGVYAAATFGLGALTRLPALTALGHVFVVALAGLWGLVAVRTACGAWRGDLFRTAPLA
- a CDS encoding LysR family transcriptional regulator; translated protein: MALNPEHLLTFARVARLGSLSAAAAELNLTQPAVSSQIRLLTRAVGEPVLSRHRTGVRLTEAGEALLVHAQALARALEGAHTAMRERRGLERGTLRLAASSTVAASLLPGLLSAYQARYPGVAVQIRQGNTQEVLGALQGGQVEVALIEGPPGLLGDDWQAEVFGHDELVLVSAPGHPLVGAAGLGHAAPLPLIWREHGSGTREVAEQALAGTALRTVSRLELPGTEAVKEAVIQGLGLALLPELRVRRELRSGVLVRLALALPGLRRPLSRVSAPTGQLSFAARQFLGLLEPPAPEGHPPRR
- the uvrC gene encoding excinuclease ABC subunit UvrC; the protein is MHFDDLPVLPTTPGVYIFRKGGVPIYIGKANNLRSRVGQHFKAGGKSGKFTALAESLEFITARNEVEALILEANLIKQHRPHYNVLLKDDKHYPFLKLTNEPFPMLVVTRRVLKDGASYYGPYPDASAVRRVKHLIDTMFPLRKNSGLPMQHKPRPCLNYHMGRCLAPCIDAADPETYARVVDDVKGLLEGRAGHVVTRLREDMGAAARGQDFEQAARLRDRVAAVEKLFGTEQHAFVSDETDLDFLGVAQAGEYAMVQLFRMRGGRVVGRDKRFLTGAEESGAGEIIEAFVQDYYTQATHVPPLILLPADFEDTPVWSRFLSDRAGRRTEMRTPKRGDKVDLVDMAQRNAQTGLESELALLERRGDHPGLDALREVLALPERPWRIEGYDNSNLFGTNIVSGMVVFEGGRSRRGEHRRFKVKGLDHPDDYTSMRQTITRRFTGSLSDKLPLPDLLLIDGGRGQVNAALDALKEADVRIPVVGLAKREERLILPGRYGAQWWLDGGSEVGVDRELLLPHTHPALRMLIEVRDEVHNYAVSYHRKLRGEGMLRSVFDDLPGIGQKRKDALLEHFTSLEDLAAAPVEQIAAVPGMTARAAQSVKTFLQEREQNAALG
- a CDS encoding alpha/beta fold hydrolase; the encoded protein is MRSEEFQYGGAKLRYEVSGRGEPVVLIHGLSGSAHWWRHNVPALAAEYRVYALDLAGYGHARRQRTLGVQENAELIAHWMEALDLRGAAVVGHSMGGQIAVRVAALKSGRVDALVLACASGLLAGNPVRVALKLPRATLTGRPAFLPRILADSVRAGLPNLWRSAVSLLGDSVAELLPALDIRTLVIWGRRDALVPVELGRKLAAAIPGAEYRELPRAGHVVMVDAPREFNAAVLDFLRRPGAGAAPENRV